From Nonlabens sp. Ci31, the proteins below share one genomic window:
- a CDS encoding glycosyltransferase family 2 protein, whose protein sequence is MPSYKNTDLEILIATMNRNDLSFLESMFQQPLADVKANILVINQTEANTASSDLEHIKVINVNKLGLSKSRNLAIENSTKDLCWILDDDCLVMPDAIEHVVSTHNRVTNSIITFQTEVIENGRLYWDYPLKEQPHNRTSLRSVLSPEITFKKDSLGERLSFDERFGLGAQFQDSENFVFLNEGLCQDLAPYFVNKTIVKHQALNSSEEATSDRLVYSRGALAAYLKRNITFMKWKYGFFLFRKGLVTNFFELKHKMKIFQDGAEDYFKF, encoded by the coding sequence TTGCCCAGTTATAAAAATACAGATTTAGAAATTCTCATTGCGACCATGAATCGCAATGACCTATCGTTTCTGGAATCTATGTTTCAACAACCGCTTGCCGATGTTAAGGCAAACATACTGGTGATCAATCAAACAGAAGCAAACACCGCAAGCTCTGACTTGGAACATATCAAAGTGATTAACGTCAACAAACTAGGATTGAGTAAAAGCCGGAATCTAGCTATTGAAAACAGCACCAAAGACTTGTGCTGGATTTTGGACGATGATTGTTTGGTGATGCCAGATGCGATAGAACATGTTGTAAGTACACACAACAGAGTGACGAACAGTATCATAACATTTCAAACGGAAGTTATTGAAAATGGGCGGTTGTACTGGGATTATCCATTAAAAGAACAGCCGCATAATAGGACAAGTTTGCGCAGTGTTTTATCTCCAGAAATCACTTTTAAAAAAGATTCTTTAGGGGAGAGATTAAGTTTTGACGAGAGGTTTGGTTTAGGAGCGCAATTTCAAGATAGCGAGAATTTTGTATTTTTAAATGAAGGGCTTTGTCAGGATTTAGCACCGTATTTTGTCAATAAAACAATTGTAAAACATCAAGCGCTGAACTCTAGTGAGGAAGCAACTAGTGATCGTTTGGTCTACTCAAGAGGAGCACTAGCAGCTTACTTAAAAAGAAATATTACTTTTATGAAATGGAAATATGGTTTCTTTTTGTTTAGAAAAGGTTTGGTAACTAATTTCTTTGAGTTAAAACATAAAATGAAAATCTTTCAAGATGGAGCTGAGGATTATTTCAAATTCTAA
- a CDS encoding IS30 family transposase: MKNYKHLGLGQWYQIQSLFNIGLSQTKIAEQLSVHRSTISGELKRNITKRGRTAGLYIGEHAQHKTDKRHSDKTKRVLLNDHLKKRIASLMSYEKWSPELISDRLAKESENCVSHETIYKWIWTAKHSNHREHSEYKDLHKHLRHNGRRQKRKNVKDNRGAITGRVGIEARPEVVSKRLRIGDIEVDLMMGKEHKSALLVMTDRTTLITMIEKLSSKNADEVYEKMKTRLTNFSTSWVKTITFDNGKEFAYHHKIAKDLNVKTYFTRPYTSQDKGTVENRIGVIRRFFPKKTDLRKVTDKRIKEVERLLNYRPVRKFNYNNPIEVLNNKIVALMG, translated from the coding sequence ATGAAAAATTACAAACATCTAGGCCTTGGACAATGGTATCAAATACAATCCTTATTCAATATAGGATTATCGCAGACTAAGATTGCAGAACAGTTGAGTGTTCATCGCAGTACAATAAGTGGAGAGTTAAAGCGCAATATCACTAAACGAGGTAGGACAGCAGGCTTATACATAGGTGAGCACGCCCAGCATAAAACGGATAAACGTCATAGTGACAAAACAAAGCGAGTACTCCTAAATGATCATTTAAAGAAACGCATCGCTAGTTTGATGAGTTATGAAAAGTGGAGTCCAGAACTTATATCAGATCGTTTAGCAAAAGAGTCTGAGAACTGTGTAAGTCATGAGACAATTTATAAATGGATCTGGACTGCAAAGCATAGTAATCATAGAGAGCACTCTGAGTATAAGGATTTACACAAGCATTTACGTCATAATGGGCGTAGACAGAAACGTAAAAACGTGAAAGATAATAGAGGCGCCATTACTGGAAGAGTCGGTATTGAAGCTCGTCCAGAAGTTGTCTCAAAGAGATTGCGAATTGGAGATATAGAAGTTGATTTAATGATGGGTAAAGAACATAAATCAGCATTGTTAGTAATGACTGATAGAACAACTCTAATAACTATGATAGAAAAATTAAGTAGTAAAAATGCTGATGAAGTCTATGAGAAAATGAAAACTAGATTAACCAACTTTAGTACATCATGGGTTAAAACTATCACTTTTGATAATGGAAAAGAGTTTGCATACCATCATAAAATAGCTAAGGATTTAAACGTAAAAACCTATTTCACTAGACCATATACATCACAAGACAAAGGAACAGTTGAAAATAGAATCGGCGTCATAAGAAGGTTTTTTCCTAAGAAAACAGACCTTAGAAAAGTTACCGATAAGAGAATAAAAGAAGTAGAAAGATTACTAAATTACAGACCAGTTAGAAAATTTAATTATAACAATCCTATTGAAGTCCTAAATAATAAGATTGTTGCACTTATGGGTTGA
- a CDS encoding tetratricopeptide repeat protein: MRKLAMALLFVLSFTTITNAQQSKIFTDDLATYNQALDLYQEDQYLASQRLFEKVMESSKEEIVKGNASYYIANCAVRLNQRNADQLVERFVEEYPTSTKKNSAIIDVADYYFDNGNYRKAATWYQKVDTGTLSRKQINRYYFNTGYTLVQSRKYDEAKPFLNRVSDDPEYGSKAKYYLGYIAYESDELQEASDLFDEVGASPEADEKLSYYQADLNYKLGRFDKAIELAKTQLPKSNRNEQSELNRIIGQSLFNQEKYEEALPYLIEYKGVRGRWNNNDYYQLGYAYYKQGSFEKAIETFNKIIDGVNATAQNAYYHLGQSYIKLNRNEDALNAFKKASEMDLDDQISQDAAYIYAKLSYENGNPYDSVPAVILAFLETYPNSDKKEEMNAFLIDSYFSSKNYQEALKLLEDGRIKGNEAVYGKVALYHGLNLFTAGEYRDALTNLNKAVENVSDAELKKKATFWKAESMYELNDFAGAYDNFNKVSSMNTSMEEDDLFNYDMGYTQFKLKKYDEAISSFTAYTKQAVSKKDRVRLNDVYLRIGDANFVTKNYWPGMEAYNKALEMNGFNADYAAFQKAISYGFVQRNERKIEDLEEFITKFRTSTYRDDVIYELGNTYINTNQVAKGVRAYDKLIREYPNSSYTSQAMMRKGLQLYNEGKLEASLTVFKQVAEKYAGTPQAVQAITSARQVYIDQGRTNDYAIWVRGLDGVEVTDNELDDTAYESAEQPYIQGDMNGTAREMKKYLQQFPNGKYALKANFYLAQAQFSQNKKAESVAHYEYVTSKERSEFTEQALARLSEIHLGTKDYVKAISVLKQLEQLADFPQNVIYAQSNLMKAYYETEKYGDAVIYANKVLNDSSIENNVRSDAEIIIARSSWKQGNEVASKVGYEKVRQTATGSLGAEATYYKAYFENKEGKHDAVITTVNGLSKNYGGYKLWSAKGLVVMAQSYYALNQTLNATTILDAVIANFKQYPDVVATAQGELAKIKTEAAKTNSSVVPTSQN, translated from the coding sequence ATGAGAAAACTAGCAATGGCGCTGTTGTTTGTATTGAGCTTCACTACGATTACTAACGCACAACAGTCCAAAATATTTACTGATGATCTCGCTACTTACAATCAAGCGTTGGATCTTTATCAGGAAGATCAATATCTCGCTTCACAACGACTTTTTGAAAAAGTAATGGAATCTTCTAAAGAGGAGATAGTTAAAGGTAATGCTTCCTACTATATAGCAAATTGTGCCGTACGACTTAACCAGCGTAATGCCGATCAGTTGGTAGAGCGCTTTGTGGAAGAATACCCTACTTCAACTAAGAAAAACTCTGCTATTATAGATGTAGCAGATTATTATTTTGATAATGGCAATTATAGAAAAGCGGCTACATGGTATCAAAAGGTGGATACTGGCACGCTTTCGCGAAAGCAAATCAATCGTTATTATTTTAATACAGGTTACACTCTGGTACAGTCCAGAAAATATGATGAAGCCAAGCCATTTTTAAATCGTGTAAGTGATGATCCAGAGTATGGAAGCAAAGCAAAATATTATCTAGGATATATCGCTTATGAAAGTGATGAGCTGCAAGAGGCAAGTGATCTTTTTGATGAAGTAGGAGCTTCTCCAGAAGCAGATGAAAAACTTTCTTACTACCAAGCAGATTTAAATTACAAATTGGGCAGATTTGATAAAGCAATTGAGCTGGCGAAAACACAATTGCCTAAATCCAATCGCAATGAGCAATCAGAATTGAACCGAATTATAGGCCAGTCCCTTTTTAATCAAGAAAAGTATGAGGAGGCATTACCCTATCTAATAGAATACAAAGGAGTTCGTGGACGCTGGAATAATAATGATTACTATCAGTTAGGATATGCGTATTACAAGCAAGGTAGCTTTGAGAAAGCCATAGAGACATTTAATAAAATCATAGATGGTGTAAATGCTACCGCTCAAAACGCTTACTACCATTTAGGACAGAGTTATATAAAATTGAATCGTAATGAAGATGCACTCAATGCTTTTAAAAAGGCAAGTGAAATGGATCTTGATGATCAAATTTCTCAAGACGCTGCTTATATCTACGCAAAGCTGAGTTATGAAAACGGTAACCCTTACGATAGTGTGCCCGCTGTAATTCTTGCCTTTTTGGAGACCTATCCAAATAGCGATAAAAAGGAAGAAATGAATGCGTTTCTAATCGATTCTTACTTCTCTTCAAAAAATTACCAAGAAGCTCTTAAATTATTAGAAGACGGAAGAATAAAAGGTAACGAAGCGGTTTATGGTAAAGTAGCCTTATATCACGGCCTCAATTTATTTACAGCTGGAGAATATAGAGATGCGTTAACTAATCTGAACAAGGCTGTTGAAAATGTTAGTGACGCAGAATTGAAGAAAAAGGCCACTTTCTGGAAAGCAGAAAGTATGTATGAATTAAATGATTTTGCGGGTGCGTATGATAATTTCAATAAGGTGAGTTCTATGAATACTTCTATGGAAGAAGACGATTTATTTAACTATGATATGGGGTATACCCAATTCAAGCTTAAAAAATATGATGAAGCTATCAGTTCTTTCACCGCTTATACCAAACAAGCTGTATCCAAAAAAGATCGTGTGCGTCTTAACGATGTGTATCTAAGAATAGGAGATGCAAACTTTGTAACAAAGAATTATTGGCCGGGTATGGAAGCTTATAACAAAGCATTAGAAATGAATGGTTTCAATGCAGACTATGCTGCCTTTCAAAAAGCAATTTCTTACGGTTTTGTGCAAAGGAACGAGCGAAAGATTGAAGATTTGGAAGAATTCATTACCAAATTTAGAACTTCGACCTATCGTGATGATGTCATCTATGAATTAGGGAATACCTACATCAATACAAATCAAGTAGCTAAAGGAGTACGTGCCTATGACAAACTCATCAGGGAGTATCCTAACAGCAGTTACACTTCACAAGCCATGATGCGTAAAGGATTGCAATTGTATAATGAGGGTAAATTAGAAGCTTCCTTAACGGTGTTTAAACAAGTTGCTGAGAAATATGCAGGAACACCACAAGCGGTGCAAGCCATTACTAGTGCAAGACAAGTGTACATTGATCAAGGACGTACAAATGATTATGCCATATGGGTAAGAGGACTCGATGGAGTAGAGGTAACAGATAACGAGCTGGATGATACTGCTTATGAAAGTGCAGAACAACCCTACATACAAGGGGATATGAATGGCACGGCAAGGGAAATGAAAAAGTACTTACAGCAATTCCCTAACGGGAAGTATGCTTTAAAAGCTAACTTCTATCTCGCCCAAGCCCAATTTTCGCAAAATAAAAAGGCTGAAAGCGTTGCTCATTACGAATATGTAACCAGTAAAGAGCGCAGTGAGTTTACAGAGCAAGCACTAGCGAGACTTAGTGAAATACACTTGGGGACAAAAGATTACGTAAAAGCGATTTCAGTATTAAAGCAACTAGAACAATTAGCAGACTTCCCTCAAAATGTGATTTATGCACAATCTAACTTAATGAAGGCTTATTATGAAACAGAAAAGTATGGAGATGCGGTTATTTATGCTAACAAAGTCTTAAACGATTCCAGTATTGAAAACAATGTAAGATCTGATGCAGAGATCATCATAGCTCGTTCTTCTTGGAAACAAGGAAATGAGGTAGCGTCAAAAGTGGGTTATGAAAAAGTAAGACAGACAGCTACGGGAAGTCTTGGAGCAGAGGCTACTTATTACAAGGCCTATTTTGAAAACAAAGAGGGAAAACACGATGCTGTAATTACTACGGTAAACGGATTGAGTAAAAACTACGGTGGTTATAAATTATGGAGTGCAAAAGGCCTGGTAGTAATGGCACAAAGTTATTATGCTTTAAATCAAACGCTTAATGCAACCACTATTCTTGATGCCGTTATCGCCAATTTTAAACAGTATCCTGATGTTGTGGCAACAGCACAAGGTGAGCTTGCCAAAATCAAAACTGAAGCTGCAAAAACAAATTCATCTGTCGTACCGACAAGTCAAAACTAG
- a CDS encoding glycosyltransferase, with protein sequence MNRELHIISFDIPLPANYGGAIDVFYKIKALYEQGIEITLHCYQYGDRTPQEELNHYCKEVFYYRRKIGFYGISATLPYIVYSRRSKKLLHRLQKTDAPILFEGLHTCYYLNHRSLESNFKIVRCHNIEHEYYKKLAEHSSKTKKIYFQTESDRLKRYEPVLENAQVLAAISDDDQIYFKSIYSQPEVKKVSAFHTDQEVTSLLGNGSYSLFHGSLNVSENDHSAKFLVEHVFNDFDHQLIVAGKEPSFELQKLCAKKDNVTLVSDPDWEQLNDLIANAHIHLMHASQKSGLKLKLLKALFSGRHVIANKDMATEKSISNHVVMASTNRQWKDAVIKLMKKAFNEDMLKKRTSTMNEFKNNKSVHLLIDSITF encoded by the coding sequence TTGAATCGCGAGCTGCATATCATAAGTTTTGATATTCCACTTCCAGCAAATTACGGGGGCGCTATCGATGTTTTTTATAAAATAAAGGCATTGTACGAGCAAGGAATTGAAATCACCTTGCACTGTTATCAATATGGTGACAGAACTCCCCAAGAAGAGCTGAACCACTACTGTAAGGAAGTTTTTTACTACCGTCGTAAAATAGGTTTCTACGGTATTTCTGCCACCTTACCTTATATTGTTTATTCCAGAAGAAGTAAAAAGCTACTGCATCGATTACAAAAGACGGATGCTCCTATTTTATTTGAAGGCTTACATACTTGTTATTACTTGAATCACCGGTCCTTGGAGAGTAATTTTAAAATAGTGCGCTGTCATAATATCGAGCATGAATATTATAAAAAACTAGCTGAACACAGCTCAAAGACAAAAAAGATTTATTTCCAAACAGAGAGCGATCGGTTAAAACGCTATGAGCCTGTTTTAGAAAATGCTCAAGTTTTAGCTGCCATATCAGATGATGATCAAATTTATTTTAAGTCTATATATTCTCAACCAGAGGTAAAAAAGGTGAGTGCATTTCATACAGATCAAGAGGTGACAAGTCTTTTAGGAAATGGAAGTTACAGCTTATTTCATGGAAGCTTGAACGTGAGTGAAAACGACCATAGCGCTAAGTTTCTAGTAGAACATGTTTTCAATGATTTTGATCATCAATTAATTGTTGCTGGAAAAGAGCCCTCTTTTGAACTTCAAAAGCTTTGTGCTAAAAAAGATAATGTTACTTTAGTAAGCGATCCGGATTGGGAACAATTAAACGACCTTATTGCAAACGCACATATTCATTTGATGCATGCGTCTCAAAAAAGTGGTTTAAAACTAAAATTATTGAAAGCATTATTCTCAGGAAGGCATGTGATCGCAAATAAAGATATGGCGACTGAAAAATCTATTTCTAATCATGTAGTTATGGCCAGCACTAATAGACAGTGGAAAGACGCCGTTATAAAATTGATGAAGAAAGCTTTTAATGAAGACATGTTAAAAAAACGTACCTCAACAATGAACGAATTTAAAAATAACAAAAGCGTGCACCTCCTCATAGACTCCATAACATTCTAA
- a CDS encoding cell division ATP-binding protein FtsE, with the protein MSDHVLSLSKVDVFQKDNLILKNVNLKIKKGEFVYLIGKTGSGKSSLMKTLYGDIPLKNGEGMIVDFDLARLREKEIPHLRRKLGVVFQDFKLLSDRTINDNLKFVLKATGWKGKKEMMVRIEEVLDKVGMKTKGFKYPHELSGGEQQRVAIARALLNEPELIIADEPTGNLDPQTSVEVMEVLQQINKNGNTILMATHDYALILKYPSKTLKCDDGEIFEVVQKAV; encoded by the coding sequence ATGTCCGATCACGTTTTATCATTAAGTAAAGTAGATGTTTTCCAGAAGGATAACCTCATCCTTAAAAATGTCAATTTAAAAATAAAGAAAGGTGAATTTGTCTACTTAATTGGTAAAACGGGTAGTGGCAAGAGTTCTTTAATGAAAACTTTATACGGCGATATCCCTCTTAAAAATGGAGAAGGAATGATTGTTGATTTTGATTTAGCTCGCTTGCGCGAAAAAGAAATCCCACATCTACGTCGCAAACTAGGTGTTGTTTTCCAGGACTTCAAGCTCTTATCTGATCGTACGATCAACGATAATTTAAAGTTTGTTCTCAAAGCAACTGGCTGGAAAGGGAAAAAGGAAATGATGGTACGCATAGAGGAAGTTCTAGATAAAGTAGGCATGAAAACTAAAGGCTTTAAATATCCTCACGAACTTTCTGGAGGTGAACAGCAACGCGTGGCAATCGCTAGAGCCTTACTCAACGAACCAGAATTAATCATTGCAGACGAGCCTACCGGAAATCTAGACCCACAAACCAGCGTAGAAGTTATGGAAGTGTTACAACAAATCAATAAGAATGGAAATACCATTCTTATGGCTACTCATGATTATGCATTAATTCTTAAATACCCTTCTAAAACACTGAAGTGTGACGACGGAGAAATATTTGAGGTAGTACAAAAAGCCGTTTGA
- a CDS encoding glycosyltransferase has translation MRILLVGEYSGFHNALKHGLQQLGHEVNIVGDGDGFKRFPVDIEVGSSYFEQSWLHRKIKVGWWKLTGRNLEDRLKLARFRESENLLINHDIIQFINSNPFGCEPDIEKIMIDFLIKNNDTSFLIACGDDYEYAKYLTEEHLGYSILEAVKQDPKNKKELFHTYKYLGDGYRDNYYNIIKASVKIIPSNVDYAMALKNQGKATAIIPAAINCSKFHLQLNENIDQIHIFMGINRGNYWKKGIHYFEEALEIIKTKYGKNIQITIAENLPYQEYITSYKSAHILLDQVLCYDQGYNALEAMAQGKVVFSGGSELYLKAHNLDAIAVIDAQPDVTYLVDQLSLLIDQPKKILQIGRAARKHVLEYHDSIRIAKAYEQHYRNIF, from the coding sequence ATGCGCATATTGCTGGTAGGTGAATACAGCGGTTTTCATAATGCCTTAAAACATGGACTACAACAATTAGGTCATGAAGTCAACATCGTGGGCGATGGCGATGGTTTTAAACGCTTTCCTGTAGACATAGAAGTAGGCAGTTCTTATTTTGAACAAAGCTGGTTGCATCGCAAAATAAAAGTAGGCTGGTGGAAGCTCACGGGTCGTAATTTAGAAGATCGCTTGAAGTTAGCCCGCTTTCGCGAAAGCGAGAACCTCTTAATAAACCACGACATTATACAATTTATCAACTCAAATCCATTTGGGTGCGAGCCTGATATAGAGAAAATAATGATCGATTTCCTTATTAAAAATAATGACACATCATTTCTTATAGCTTGCGGCGATGATTATGAATACGCCAAATACCTTACCGAAGAACACCTAGGTTATAGCATCCTAGAGGCCGTAAAACAGGATCCGAAAAATAAAAAAGAGCTCTTTCACACTTATAAATATTTAGGAGACGGCTATCGAGATAATTATTACAACATCATAAAAGCATCAGTAAAAATTATACCGAGTAATGTGGATTATGCGATGGCTTTAAAAAACCAAGGGAAAGCAACCGCGATCATTCCTGCTGCTATTAACTGTTCTAAATTCCACTTGCAACTCAACGAGAATATAGACCAGATTCATATTTTTATGGGAATTAACCGGGGGAATTATTGGAAAAAAGGTATCCATTATTTTGAGGAAGCGCTAGAAATCATCAAAACAAAATACGGAAAAAACATACAGATTACGATCGCAGAAAACCTTCCTTATCAAGAATACATTACCAGCTATAAGAGCGCGCATATTTTACTAGATCAAGTACTTTGCTATGATCAAGGTTATAATGCACTGGAAGCAATGGCTCAAGGTAAAGTGGTCTTTTCTGGAGGTAGTGAGTTGTATTTAAAAGCCCATAATTTAGATGCTATTGCCGTCATCGATGCACAGCCAGATGTCACCTATTTAGTAGATCAACTGTCTTTGCTGATCGATCAACCAAAAAAAATTCTTCAAATAGGAAGAGCAGCTAGAAAGCATGTGCTAGAATATCACGACAGTATCAGGATAGCAAAAGCCTATGAACAACATTACCGCAACATATTTTAG
- a CDS encoding glycosyltransferase family 2 protein: MPLYNKAAAVLQAVNSVLSQEYTDFDLLIINDGSTDQSLELVEHLKNERILIKSQENQGVSATRNRALQFARENNYDSIAFLDADDYWKPNHLSLLTHLFTKFPEAQAVASNYSLKRSRKTLETKWSHFKNENEQLLEHFFEHNFLNSIFTCSTLMIKTEAIEKVGLFNERLTHFEDIDWFIRLGINLKITFSFQVTTIIDEAADNRSDQTDMKNRSLPDFLTYETEIKKHKGLEKYLDLNRFSIALAYRMENDIRNATFYQQKINLKNLSSKQQKLLLMSRLQLKSLKRTQKILGNLGLHLRAGD; encoded by the coding sequence ATACCCCTTTATAATAAAGCAGCAGCTGTATTGCAAGCTGTAAATAGTGTATTAAGTCAGGAATATACTGATTTTGATCTTTTAATTATCAACGATGGCTCCACAGATCAAAGCCTAGAACTTGTGGAACACCTTAAAAATGAGCGAATTTTAATTAAATCTCAAGAAAATCAAGGTGTAAGCGCTACTCGTAATCGTGCCTTACAATTTGCACGAGAAAACAATTACGACAGTATCGCTTTTCTAGACGCAGACGATTATTGGAAGCCCAATCATCTTTCATTATTGACCCACCTATTTACCAAATTCCCAGAGGCACAAGCTGTCGCCTCTAATTATAGTTTAAAAAGATCTCGTAAAACATTAGAAACCAAGTGGAGTCATTTTAAAAATGAAAATGAACAGCTTTTAGAACACTTTTTTGAACACAATTTCTTGAATAGTATTTTCACTTGTTCTACCTTAATGATCAAAACGGAAGCTATTGAAAAAGTAGGATTGTTTAATGAGCGGTTGACTCATTTTGAAGACATCGATTGGTTCATAAGATTAGGTATAAATTTGAAAATAACTTTCAGTTTTCAGGTAACGACGATTATCGACGAGGCTGCAGACAATCGCTCTGATCAGACCGATATGAAAAACAGATCGTTACCCGACTTTTTAACTTATGAGACCGAAATTAAAAAACACAAAGGACTAGAAAAATACCTGGACTTGAATCGTTTTTCTATTGCACTCGCCTATAGAATGGAAAATGATATTAGAAATGCTACTTTTTACCAGCAAAAAATCAATTTAAAAAATTTAAGCTCCAAACAACAAAAGCTTTTACTCATGAGCAGGCTGCAGCTTAAATCCTTAAAACGCACTCAGAAGATTCTGGGGAATCTGGGATTGCATCTCCGAGCTGGTGATTAA
- a CDS encoding sugar 3,4-ketoisomerase has product MDYKIIDIPKITDPRGNLAVLEKDTIPYKIQRVYYLYDVPSDSHRGGHAHKECMELLIAVSGSFTVELDNGKEKQTLTLNKPNKGLLIPTMVWRELTDFSSGAMCLVLASHEFEELDYLRDKEVFYSTIS; this is encoded by the coding sequence ATGGATTACAAAATCATAGACATTCCTAAAATAACAGATCCAAGAGGTAATCTAGCCGTACTGGAAAAAGATACCATTCCGTATAAAATCCAGCGTGTTTATTATTTATACGATGTTCCTAGCGATTCACATCGAGGTGGTCATGCACATAAAGAATGTATGGAATTATTAATAGCCGTTTCTGGTAGTTTTACGGTAGAGTTGGATAATGGTAAGGAGAAACAAACCCTTACTTTAAACAAGCCCAATAAGGGATTGTTAATTCCAACTATGGTATGGAGAGAGTTGACAGATTTTTCCAGTGGAGCTATGTGTTTGGTACTGGCTTCTCACGAATTCGAGGAGTTAGATTATCTTAGAGATAAAGAAGTCTTCTATTCTACGATATCTTAA